Proteins from a genomic interval of Paenibacillus sp. RC334:
- the pdxT gene encoding pyridoxal 5'-phosphate synthase glutaminase subunit PdxT, which yields MKIGVLSLQGAVAEHIRSVERAGAEGVAVKKIEQLDELSGLIIPGGESTTIGKLMRKYDFIDAIRQFSDQGKPIFGTCAGLIVLAKTVQGQEEAHLGLMDITVSRNAFGRQRESFETDLDIKGIEEPVRAVFIRAPLIQSVGTGVEVLSEYNGEIVAARQGHLLASSFHPELTDDYRLHQYFVDMVRE from the coding sequence ATGAAAATAGGAGTTCTGTCGCTGCAAGGCGCTGTGGCTGAGCATATACGAAGCGTTGAACGTGCGGGTGCAGAAGGTGTGGCGGTGAAAAAGATCGAGCAGCTCGATGAGCTGTCCGGTCTTATCATTCCCGGCGGTGAAAGTACGACGATAGGCAAGCTGATGCGCAAGTATGACTTTATTGATGCTATACGCCAGTTTTCCGATCAAGGCAAGCCTATCTTCGGCACCTGTGCGGGGTTGATCGTGCTGGCCAAAACGGTTCAAGGACAGGAAGAAGCGCATCTGGGGCTGATGGATATTACGGTGTCACGTAATGCTTTTGGTCGCCAGCGGGAAAGCTTTGAAACAGACTTGGACATTAAAGGGATTGAGGAACCAGTTCGTGCTGTGTTTATACGCGCGCCATTAATACAGTCTGTTGGAACGGGAGTAGAAGTGCTGTCTGAGTATAACGGCGAGATCGTGGCGGCCCGTCAGGGTCATTTGCTGGCTTCATCCTTCCATCCGGAATTAACGGACGATTACCGATTGCATCAGTATTTTGTGGATATGGTCCGCGAATAG
- a CDS encoding small acid-soluble spore protein P, translated as MSKPKAIPVPEAQDAGEGNEKRERNHQQEPLSGSKKVKQRNHVDHHNREGS; from the coding sequence ATGAGCAAGCCTAAAGCCATTCCTGTTCCCGAGGCACAGGATGCCGGTGAAGGAAACGAAAAGCGTGAGCGCAATCATCAACAGGAGCCACTATCTGGTTCCAAAAAGGTGAAGCAGCGGAATCACGTAGACCATCACAACAGAGAAGGATCATAA
- the tadA gene encoding tRNA adenosine(34) deaminase TadA, producing MTTIDHAYWMKEAIQEAYKAEALGEVPIGAVIVKDNEIIGRGYNLRETNTDPTAHAEMVAIRQASEHLGAWRLLDCRLYVTLEPCPMCAGAIVQSRVPYLIYGTTDPKAGCAGTLMNLLQEPRFNHCTEVISGVLQEECASLLTDFFRQLRQKRAAAKLPSPPSSS from the coding sequence GTGACCACGATAGATCACGCTTATTGGATGAAAGAAGCTATTCAAGAAGCGTATAAGGCAGAAGCGTTGGGTGAAGTGCCCATCGGAGCTGTCATCGTAAAAGATAATGAAATCATAGGACGCGGTTACAACTTGCGTGAGACGAACACTGACCCGACAGCACATGCCGAAATGGTCGCTATTCGTCAGGCCAGCGAGCATCTGGGGGCCTGGCGCCTGCTGGATTGCAGGCTGTATGTCACTCTGGAGCCGTGTCCCATGTGCGCCGGAGCCATTGTACAATCACGGGTTCCCTATTTGATCTACGGCACCACCGATCCGAAAGCAGGCTGTGCGGGCACGCTGATGAATCTCCTACAGGAGCCTCGATTCAATCATTGCACTGAGGTGATCAGCGGCGTTCTTCAAGAGGAATGCGCCTCGCTGCTGACGGATTTTTTCCGTCAGCTCCGGCAAAAAAGAGCCGCTGCCAAGCTACCTTCTCCACCGTCTTCATCCTGA
- the serS gene encoding serine--tRNA ligase yields the protein MLDIKILRNELGRVEKALQNRGKSLDLINGFTDLDVRRRELLQESEALKNRRNVVSGEVAKLKKNKENADDLIAEMRQVSDRIKELDEQVRELEVQIDELVMSIPNIPNESVPVGASEEDNVEIRRWSEPREFSFTPKAHWELAQELDILDFEAAAKVTGSRFTFYKGLGARLERALINFMMDLHSSEHGYEEMLPPYIVNRDSLYGTGQLPKFEEDLFKLRDTEYYLIPTAEVPVTNYHREEIMNADQLPKNYVAYSSCFRSEAGSAGRDTRGLIRQHQFNKVEMLKLVHPDTSYEELEKMTNNAERVLQLLGLPYRVLALCTGDMGFTSAKTYDLEVWLPESGMYREISSCSNTEDFQARRANIRFRPEPKAKPEFVHTLNGSGLAVGRTVAAILENYQQEDGSVVIPEVLRSYMRGAEVIAPKQ from the coding sequence GTGTTAGATATAAAGATTTTACGTAATGAGCTTGGTCGGGTTGAAAAAGCTTTGCAAAATAGGGGCAAATCTCTGGATCTGATAAATGGCTTTACGGATTTGGATGTGCGTCGTCGTGAGTTGCTTCAGGAAAGTGAAGCGCTCAAAAATCGCCGAAATGTCGTATCCGGTGAAGTAGCCAAGTTGAAGAAGAATAAAGAAAATGCGGATGATCTTATTGCTGAGATGCGTCAGGTTTCCGACCGTATTAAAGAATTGGATGAGCAAGTGCGCGAGCTGGAGGTCCAGATCGACGAACTGGTAATGTCCATTCCGAATATCCCCAATGAGTCGGTGCCTGTAGGTGCTTCGGAGGAGGATAATGTAGAGATTCGTCGCTGGTCGGAGCCACGCGAGTTTTCTTTTACGCCAAAAGCACATTGGGAGCTGGCACAGGAGCTGGATATTCTCGATTTTGAGGCGGCAGCAAAGGTGACGGGTTCCCGTTTTACGTTCTACAAAGGACTGGGGGCACGTCTGGAGCGTGCGCTGATTAACTTTATGATGGATCTGCATAGCAGTGAGCATGGTTATGAGGAAATGCTGCCTCCTTACATTGTGAATCGGGATAGCCTGTATGGCACGGGACAGCTTCCGAAGTTTGAAGAGGATTTGTTCAAGCTGCGCGATACCGAGTATTATCTCATTCCTACGGCTGAAGTTCCGGTAACGAACTATCACCGCGAAGAGATTATGAACGCGGATCAGCTTCCAAAAAATTATGTAGCATACAGCTCTTGCTTCCGCTCTGAGGCAGGATCGGCAGGAAGGGATACACGTGGCTTGATCCGCCAGCATCAGTTCAATAAGGTAGAGATGCTTAAGCTGGTTCACCCGGACACCTCCTATGAGGAACTGGAGAAAATGACGAACAATGCAGAGCGTGTTTTGCAACTGCTTGGACTTCCATATCGTGTGCTGGCACTGTGCACTGGGGATATGGGCTTCACGTCTGCCAAAACGTATGATCTGGAAGTGTGGCTGCCTGAAAGCGGCATGTACCGTGAGATTTCTTCTTGTTCCAATACAGAGGACTTCCAGGCGCGTCGTGCTAACATCCGGTTTCGGCCGGAGCCGAAAGCAAAGCCTGAATTTGTACATACACTGAACGGTTCAGGATTGGCTGTAGGACGCACAGTGGCTGCTATTTTGGAGAATTATCAGCAGGAGGACGGAAGCGTTGTAATCCCGGAAGTGCTGCGTTCATACATGCGAGGCGCAGAAGTTATTGCTCCCAAACAGTAA
- a CDS encoding D-alanyl-D-alanine carboxypeptidase family protein yields the protein MKANNHKQNKKRSMMKKSVTAVMVLNMMYMSALPVVGNLDPSVATFAAGATTEAVNITGTGSVKPPSLALRSAILIEPSTGQVLLSMNPDEPLPPASMTKMMTEYLVAEQVKQGKLKWTDKVTVQENAAKSIGSRIFLAQGDQHTVEELYIAMAVGSANDATVALAERVSGTEQDFVKLMNETAQKMGMKNTYFINSTGLDRGDMPKGFQPDTDRETVMTARDAATLAGNIIKDHPDYTRFTTIQSYKFRPTDKAPIINYNWMLEANKNITNFKKFAYPGLDGMKTGHTANAGNCFTGTAERNGMRLISVVMGADSDAHRFTETAKVLNYGFDNFEVKQVVAPKTVVKGAENVPVSKGTETEVPVVTKDAVSFVVPKGAGNPKVTFTTNITPESSLVAPLKQGAKVGTISYTYKTDGVEKGQVKTVDLVTTTAVEEAGWFRMLFRAIGNFFGDLFQGIKNLF from the coding sequence TTGAAAGCGAACAATCATAAACAAAATAAGAAACGCAGCATGATGAAAAAGAGCGTAACAGCAGTCATGGTGCTTAATATGATGTACATGTCAGCATTGCCGGTTGTGGGCAATCTTGATCCGTCTGTAGCTACGTTTGCCGCCGGAGCGACAACAGAGGCGGTCAATATTACGGGGACAGGCTCTGTTAAGCCACCTAGTCTGGCGCTGCGCTCGGCTATCTTGATTGAGCCTTCCACAGGGCAGGTATTGCTGTCTATGAACCCGGATGAGCCGCTCCCACCAGCAAGTATGACCAAAATGATGACAGAGTACCTCGTAGCGGAGCAGGTCAAGCAAGGGAAACTCAAATGGACGGATAAGGTTACGGTTCAAGAGAATGCTGCCAAGAGCATCGGATCACGTATTTTTCTAGCTCAGGGTGATCAACATACGGTAGAAGAGCTGTATATTGCCATGGCGGTAGGCTCTGCTAATGATGCAACGGTAGCTCTTGCCGAGCGTGTGTCTGGAACCGAGCAGGACTTTGTAAAATTGATGAATGAAACAGCTCAGAAAATGGGCATGAAAAATACGTATTTCATCAACTCTACAGGCTTAGACCGTGGCGATATGCCTAAAGGGTTTCAACCGGATACCGATCGTGAAACCGTAATGACAGCGAGAGATGCGGCTACACTGGCTGGTAACATTATTAAGGATCACCCAGACTATACACGGTTTACGACAATTCAATCGTACAAGTTCCGCCCGACGGACAAGGCGCCGATTATTAACTACAACTGGATGTTAGAAGCAAACAAGAATATAACCAATTTTAAAAAGTTTGCTTATCCTGGTCTGGATGGAATGAAAACAGGTCATACGGCTAATGCAGGCAACTGCTTTACTGGAACAGCTGAACGCAACGGAATGCGTCTCATTAGTGTAGTTATGGGGGCTGACTCCGATGCGCACCGTTTTACAGAGACTGCTAAAGTATTGAACTATGGTTTTGATAATTTTGAAGTGAAGCAGGTTGTGGCTCCAAAGACGGTAGTTAAGGGTGCCGAAAATGTGCCTGTCTCCAAAGGCACAGAAACTGAAGTACCTGTTGTGACCAAAGATGCGGTAAGCTTTGTCGTACCTAAGGGTGCGGGCAATCCTAAAGTGACGTTTACAACCAATATTACACCGGAAAGCTCGCTCGTAGCGCCTTTGAAGCAAGGGGCAAAAGTCGGAACGATTAGCTATACGTACAAAACGGATGGTGTGGAAAAAGGTCAGGTGAAAACCGTTGACCTGGTAACTACGACGGCTGTAGAAGAGGCTGGCTGGTTCCGTATGCTTTTCCGGGCAATTGGTAACTTCTTCGGTGATTTGTTCCAGGGCATTAAAAACCTGTTCTAA
- the rluF gene encoding 23S rRNA pseudouridine(2604) synthase RluF, giving the protein MRINKFISETGFCSRREADKLVESGRVTINGEVAVLGSQAEEGDDVRVNGKPLREKSGHVYIALNKPVGITSTTESHIQGNVVDFVGHSQRIFPIGRLDKDSEGLILLTNDGDIVNKILRAEGKHEKEYIVTVDRPVTPSFVQGMSTGVKILGQRTLPCEVTRVSEYVFRIILTEGKNRQIRRMCAAFSYEVKKLQRLRIMNIRLGSLQRGAWRDLTETEKQELGEMLNYTLS; this is encoded by the coding sequence TTGCGCATTAACAAGTTTATCAGCGAAACCGGTTTTTGCTCACGCCGGGAGGCGGACAAGCTGGTAGAGAGCGGCCGCGTGACGATTAACGGCGAGGTGGCGGTGCTGGGCAGTCAGGCGGAGGAGGGCGACGATGTCCGTGTGAACGGCAAGCCACTCCGCGAGAAGTCTGGTCACGTATATATTGCTTTGAACAAGCCGGTGGGGATTACAAGCACGACAGAGAGCCACATTCAAGGGAATGTTGTCGACTTTGTGGGGCACTCGCAGCGGATTTTTCCAATCGGACGTCTGGATAAAGATTCGGAGGGTCTTATTTTACTTACCAATGACGGAGATATTGTGAATAAGATTTTACGGGCGGAAGGCAAGCATGAGAAGGAATATATCGTAACGGTGGATCGACCCGTCACACCATCTTTTGTGCAGGGGATGTCCACAGGTGTAAAAATACTCGGTCAGCGGACGCTCCCCTGCGAAGTGACGCGTGTATCTGAGTACGTATTCCGCATCATATTGACGGAAGGGAAAAACCGTCAGATCCGGCGCATGTGTGCTGCCTTCAGCTATGAGGTGAAGAAGCTGCAACGTCTGCGGATTATGAATATTCGATTAGGGTCGCTTCAGAGAGGCGCCTGGCGTGACCTGACAGAGACGGAGAAGCAGGAGCTAGGTGAGATGCTGAATTATACACTCAGCTAA
- a CDS encoding PAS domain S-box protein, with protein MSIKIKITIILSGSVLFILLLNIALNYYTTHENLRSDSETKMVLTAKTIGGAIEQAQQSWEAVDKQLGYNLWLFATLAASKLGPDIDHITQEQLEQMTKRSGDIDISLMVRDGKGYKVAKSSNPKEIISGDPLTSYWKNAVDQLYEHGQAGLVHGQHLEHFWTGAFDYTGSDATHINKWGFYYDQKRNYMIRISFQDSEVQNFIPILNPDEIVKQTQQVDYRIMEITGINPTTFGGATMDNHGNDRKYYYMYNKPIRFGTYQLARVQEDRLAVSKAIFSGESIVQDCYIKGQRVLVSYIPFYPANRDAYVIRIVMNYDTISSVIYKQLISLIAISIVLLEVVIIGSYVLASLFVRPIQSILGKVNEMADGHFDTRLQVKGGHELAQLGERINAMAYNLGMYTRRLEQMYEENRSVKEHLESVINQTADAIHVTDQEERVIRVNHAFEALYGWTKKELVGRKLQFVPPQQEEEYEFQKERLLQGESMVSIESIRMRKDGSTVEISMSTSPILDEEGQILGFISVSRDITGRNRMEELLRRSEKLTTVGQLAAGVAHEIRNPLTTLRGFLQLQQQNKALNLKHNDIMLSELDRINLIVSEFLILAKPQAVHFQKKDVRYIVSDVISLLDSQAHLLGIVFNLEVTEEPAFVYAEENQLKQVFINLLKNSMEAMSKGGTITIHLFLEGESVKIFIRDQGTGIPAEMLSKLGEPFFTNKETGTGLGLMVSQRIIQSHKGTLDIESIEGEGTTALVQLPTAEPEQLDGQQKEA; from the coding sequence GTGTCGATAAAAATCAAAATTACGATCATTTTGTCGGGGTCCGTTCTGTTCATCCTTTTGTTAAATATTGCACTCAACTATTACACGACCCACGAAAATTTAAGAAGTGACAGCGAAACGAAAATGGTTCTGACGGCCAAGACTATTGGAGGTGCCATTGAACAAGCTCAACAAAGCTGGGAGGCTGTCGACAAGCAGCTTGGATATAATTTGTGGCTCTTTGCCACGCTGGCTGCCAGCAAGCTAGGTCCTGATATCGATCATATTACGCAGGAACAACTCGAACAGATGACCAAGCGCAGCGGGGATATTGATATTTCCTTGATGGTGCGTGATGGAAAGGGGTATAAGGTCGCCAAATCGTCGAATCCGAAAGAGATCATATCTGGCGATCCGTTGACTAGCTATTGGAAAAATGCAGTTGATCAATTATATGAGCATGGACAGGCTGGATTGGTGCATGGTCAACATCTGGAACATTTTTGGACTGGAGCATTTGACTATACAGGCTCAGATGCCACCCATATTAACAAGTGGGGATTTTATTATGACCAGAAGCGCAACTATATGATCCGAATCTCCTTTCAGGACAGTGAAGTGCAAAATTTTATACCGATTCTCAACCCCGATGAAATCGTAAAGCAAACCCAACAAGTGGATTACCGCATCATGGAGATAACAGGAATTAACCCCACAACCTTCGGTGGCGCTACGATGGACAATCATGGAAACGACCGAAAATATTATTACATGTACAATAAGCCTATCCGATTCGGCACTTATCAACTAGCGAGGGTGCAGGAGGATCGTTTGGCTGTTTCCAAGGCGATTTTCTCCGGGGAGAGTATTGTACAGGACTGCTATATTAAAGGCCAACGGGTCCTCGTCAGTTACATACCATTTTATCCGGCTAACCGTGATGCCTATGTCATTCGAATTGTTATGAATTATGATACGATCTCTTCCGTTATTTATAAGCAATTAATCAGTCTGATTGCCATTTCTATTGTTTTACTAGAGGTTGTGATCATTGGCAGTTATGTGCTGGCAAGCCTGTTTGTCCGTCCAATTCAGTCGATATTGGGAAAGGTGAACGAGATGGCCGACGGCCATTTTGACACACGGCTACAGGTTAAGGGTGGTCATGAACTTGCACAACTAGGTGAGCGCATCAATGCGATGGCCTATAACCTTGGGATGTATACACGGAGACTCGAACAGATGTATGAGGAGAACCGTTCTGTTAAGGAGCATTTAGAGTCTGTTATTAATCAGACCGCTGATGCGATTCATGTGACTGATCAGGAGGAGCGTGTCATCCGGGTCAATCATGCTTTTGAAGCCTTGTACGGCTGGACCAAAAAAGAATTGGTCGGGCGTAAACTCCAGTTCGTACCGCCACAGCAAGAGGAAGAGTACGAATTTCAGAAGGAAAGATTGCTTCAGGGAGAGAGTATGGTGTCTATTGAGTCCATTCGAATGCGTAAGGATGGAAGTACGGTAGAGATTAGTATGAGTACATCGCCCATTCTGGATGAAGAAGGCCAAATTCTGGGATTTATCAGCGTCTCGCGGGATATTACAGGCCGCAACCGGATGGAGGAATTGCTGCGCAGATCGGAGAAGCTGACGACGGTAGGACAACTGGCGGCAGGGGTGGCGCACGAAATTCGTAATCCGCTGACCACGCTGCGCGGGTTTCTCCAGTTACAGCAGCAAAATAAAGCGCTGAATCTGAAGCATAACGATATTATGCTGTCCGAGCTGGATCGTATTAATCTGATCGTTAGCGAATTTTTAATATTGGCGAAGCCGCAGGCTGTACATTTTCAGAAAAAAGATGTGCGCTATATTGTGAGTGATGTTATTTCCTTGCTCGATAGTCAGGCGCATCTGCTGGGCATTGTGTTCAATCTTGAAGTAACGGAAGAGCCTGCCTTCGTATATGCCGAAGAAAATCAGTTAAAGCAGGTATTCATTAATTTGCTTAAAAATAGTATGGAGGCCATGAGCAAGGGTGGTACGATAACGATTCATTTGTTCTTGGAGGGAGAAAGCGTTAAAATCTTCATACGGGACCAAGGGACGGGCATTCCAGCAGAGATGCTGTCCAAGCTGGGGGAACCTTTTTTCACAAACAAAGAAACAGGTACAGGACTCGGACTTATGGTCAGCCAGCGTATTATACAGAGTCATAAAGGCACACTGGATATTGAAAGCATAGAGGGAGAGGGAACGACAGCCCTTGTGCAGCTTCCAACTGCCGAGCCTGAGCAACTGGACGGGCAGCAGAAGGAAGCGTGA
- the pdxS gene encoding pyridoxal 5'-phosphate synthase lyase subunit PdxS, with the protein METGTSRVKRGMAEMQKGGVIMDVMNAEQAKIAEAAGATAVMALERVPSDIRAAGGVARMADPTIVEEVMKVVSIPVMAKARIGHFVEAKVLESLGVDYLDESEVLTPADEVFHIDKREFTVPFVCGAKDLGEALRRIGEGASMIRTKGEPGTGNIVEAVRHMRFINGQIRKVQNLSKDELYAEAKNLGVAYELLLEVHEHGKLPVVNFAAGGVATPADAALMMHLGADGVFVGSGIFKSDSPEKFARAIVEATTHYTDYKLIAEVSKNLGAPMKGIEISKLAPHERMQDRGW; encoded by the coding sequence ATGGAAACGGGAACTTCACGTGTAAAAAGAGGTATGGCAGAGATGCAAAAAGGCGGCGTAATCATGGATGTCATGAACGCTGAACAGGCTAAAATTGCAGAGGCGGCAGGAGCTACAGCGGTAATGGCTCTTGAACGGGTGCCTTCAGATATCCGTGCAGCTGGCGGGGTTGCCCGTATGGCTGACCCAACGATTGTGGAAGAGGTCATGAAGGTGGTCTCTATTCCCGTTATGGCTAAGGCTCGTATCGGCCATTTTGTGGAGGCGAAGGTGCTGGAATCTCTGGGTGTTGACTATCTCGACGAGAGCGAAGTGCTGACGCCTGCGGATGAAGTTTTCCATATCGATAAGCGGGAGTTTACCGTTCCATTCGTTTGCGGAGCCAAGGATCTGGGAGAAGCACTGCGTCGCATCGGCGAAGGGGCGTCCATGATTCGTACAAAGGGTGAGCCTGGAACCGGAAATATTGTCGAAGCTGTTCGTCATATGCGTTTTATTAATGGCCAAATTCGCAAGGTGCAAAACCTGTCGAAGGACGAGCTGTATGCAGAAGCGAAAAACCTTGGCGTTGCTTACGAATTGTTGCTGGAAGTGCATGAGCACGGCAAGCTGCCAGTGGTCAACTTTGCTGCGGGCGGTGTAGCAACACCTGCCGATGCGGCATTGATGATGCATTTGGGCGCTGATGGTGTCTTCGTCGGTTCTGGTATCTTCAAATCCGATAGCCCTGAGAAATTTGCACGTGCCATCGTGGAAGCGACTACTCATTATACGGACTACAAGCTGATTGCAGAAGTGTCCAAGAATCTAGGCGCTCCAATGAAGGGCATTGAAATTTCCAAGCTGGCACCGCATGAACGCATGCAGGATCGTGGTTGGTAA
- the guaB gene encoding IMP dehydrogenase translates to MWEDKFGKEGLTFDDVLLVPRKSVVLPKEVSVATRLSDNVKLNIPLMSAGMDTVTEAVLAIAMAREGGIGIIHKNMSIEQQAVEVDRVKRSESGVITNPFSLTPDHLVSDAEAVMGKYRISGVPVVNEENKLVGIITNRDLRFIHDFNLKISEVMTKENLVTAPVGTTLQEAEGILQKHKIEKLPLVDDENYLKGLITIKDIEKAIQFPNAAKDAQGRLLVGAAVGISKDTFDRTEALVNAGVDLIVVDSAHGHHINIIEAVRKLRDAYPDLTIVAGNVATGDGTRELIEAGASVVKVGIGPGSICTTRVIAGIGVPQVTAIYDCATVAREYNIPIIADGGIKYSGEITKAIAAGASAVMLGSLFAGTEESPGESEIYQGRRFKVYRGMGSMAAMKQGSKDRYFQDDDKKLVPEGIEGRVAYKGPLSDTVHQLLGGLRSGMGYCGTANIEELRNDTSFIRITGAGLRESHPHDVQITKEAPNYSL, encoded by the coding sequence GTGTGGGAAGATAAATTCGGTAAGGAAGGCCTTACCTTTGACGATGTTTTGCTGGTACCTCGCAAGTCGGTGGTTCTGCCGAAAGAAGTAAGTGTAGCGACCCGTTTGAGTGATAACGTAAAGCTGAATATTCCTTTGATGAGTGCTGGTATGGATACTGTTACTGAGGCAGTTTTGGCAATTGCTATGGCTCGTGAAGGCGGTATCGGTATTATTCATAAGAATATGTCGATCGAACAGCAAGCAGTAGAGGTAGATAGAGTAAAACGTTCAGAGAGCGGTGTTATCACCAATCCATTTTCATTGACTCCAGATCACTTGGTATCCGATGCTGAAGCTGTTATGGGTAAATATCGTATTTCTGGCGTACCTGTTGTAAACGAGGAAAATAAGCTGGTGGGTATTATTACGAACCGCGATCTTCGTTTTATTCACGATTTTAATCTTAAAATTAGTGAAGTTATGACGAAGGAAAATCTGGTAACTGCACCTGTAGGTACGACCTTGCAGGAAGCTGAAGGCATTTTGCAAAAGCATAAAATTGAAAAGCTTCCTTTGGTCGATGATGAAAATTACCTCAAAGGGCTTATCACTATTAAAGATATTGAGAAGGCTATTCAATTTCCAAACGCAGCGAAAGATGCACAAGGGCGTCTTCTGGTCGGTGCGGCTGTAGGTATTTCCAAAGATACGTTTGATCGGACTGAAGCACTCGTAAATGCAGGTGTGGATCTGATTGTTGTGGATTCTGCTCACGGTCATCATATTAACATTATTGAAGCGGTTCGCAAATTGCGTGATGCTTATCCTGATCTGACAATTGTAGCAGGTAATGTGGCTACTGGTGACGGAACGCGTGAACTGATTGAAGCGGGGGCTTCGGTTGTAAAAGTCGGCATTGGTCCAGGCTCTATCTGTACAACGCGCGTGATCGCCGGAATCGGTGTTCCGCAAGTAACAGCTATTTATGATTGTGCGACAGTAGCACGGGAATATAATATTCCGATTATTGCAGACGGTGGCATTAAATATTCCGGTGAAATTACGAAGGCCATTGCGGCGGGAGCTTCTGCGGTAATGCTGGGTAGTCTTTTTGCTGGTACGGAAGAAAGTCCAGGCGAATCCGAGATTTATCAAGGACGTCGTTTTAAAGTATATCGTGGTATGGGTTCCATGGCTGCGATGAAGCAAGGAAGTAAGGATCGTTATTTCCAAGATGATGATAAGAAATTGGTACCGGAAGGCATTGAAGGACGTGTCGCTTATAAAGGGCCACTTTCCGATACAGTTCATCAGCTGTTGGGCGGTCTTCGTTCCGGTATGGGATATTGCGGTACTGCTAATATCGAGGAGCTTCGTAATGATACGAGCTTTATCCGTATTACGGGTGCAGGCCTACGTGAAAGCCATCCGCATGATGTGCAAATTACGAAAGAAGCACCAAACTATTCATTATAA
- a CDS encoding GNAT family protein, protein MPMSLYNTPQGILLRPFSLTDSEALLALRLTNRESHAPYEPLHGDSFFTLEEQQEYIRQKLRQAEEDRGYSFGIFLLEDERLIGYISISNLVRGVGQFADIGYMVDQHEQGKGHMTAALKLAIQFAFRALSLHRLQAGTLLHNERSQRVLQKCGFQPEGIARKLVQIQGTWQDHRMFGLLAEDNVWQTWTATPSAQSHI, encoded by the coding sequence ATGCCTATGAGCCTGTACAACACGCCTCAAGGTATCTTGTTGCGACCATTTAGCCTGACGGATAGTGAAGCCTTACTTGCCCTCAGGCTTACAAATAGGGAGTCTCATGCGCCGTACGAGCCACTTCACGGCGACTCATTTTTCACGCTGGAAGAACAGCAGGAATATATCCGTCAGAAATTGCGTCAAGCAGAGGAGGATCGGGGATATTCGTTCGGTATCTTTCTCTTGGAGGACGAGCGTCTCATCGGGTATATCTCTATTTCTAATCTTGTGCGCGGCGTGGGACAATTCGCCGATATCGGCTACATGGTAGACCAGCACGAACAAGGCAAAGGGCATATGACCGCAGCTTTGAAGCTGGCCATACAATTTGCCTTCCGCGCCCTATCGCTTCACCGTCTTCAGGCCGGTACCCTACTGCATAACGAGCGCTCACAGCGTGTACTGCAAAAGTGCGGCTTTCAGCCTGAAGGTATTGCTCGCAAGCTGGTACAAATTCAAGGGACATGGCAGGATCATCGAATGTTCGGACTTTTAGCCGAGGATAACGTGTGGCAGACCTGGACCGCTACACCATCTGCTCAGAGCCATATATGA